The following are encoded in a window of Sporocytophaga myxococcoides DSM 11118 genomic DNA:
- a CDS encoding hotdog fold thioesterase: protein MINPNITVQDLNNLSKNTMVEYLGIEYIEVGADYIIGKMPVDNRTHQPMGFLHGGASVVLAETLGSIGSASCVNLEQFSPFGLEINANHVKSVRSGYVYGRASLIHFGKNTHIWDIRIENEKKELVCISRLTVAIVPKK from the coding sequence ATGATTAATCCCAACATTACTGTTCAAGACCTTAATAATCTATCTAAAAATACAATGGTAGAGTATTTAGGGATTGAATACATTGAAGTCGGTGCAGACTATATCATTGGCAAAATGCCCGTAGATAACCGTACCCATCAACCAATGGGATTTCTGCACGGAGGAGCGTCAGTTGTACTTGCTGAAACACTAGGATCCATCGGTTCGGCATCATGTGTGAATCTTGAACAATTTTCTCCATTTGGCCTGGAGATCAACGCAAACCATGTTAAAAGCGTTCGTAGCGGCTATGTATATGGCAGAGCATCTCTTATTCACTTTGGGAAAAATACACACATCTGGGATATCAGAATTGAAAATGAAAAAAAAGAATTAGTTTGTATCAGCAGACTAACTGTTGCCATAGTACCAAAAAAGTAA
- a CDS encoding histidine phosphatase family protein, giving the protein MKTKKIYLLRHGQTDYNLKGIVQGSGVDTDLNETGHNQAKAFYNSYRNVPFDKIYISALKRTKQSVQPFINLGISFETLKGLNEINWGNKDGQMISVDENTQYWQLVKGWNSGNFDLKMDGGESPREVEKRLLDAWNHIISNDKEENVLICMHGRALRILLASILHNDLSKMETFEHHNLGLYILTYSGDTGLVIEKSNCMEHLKNLFC; this is encoded by the coding sequence TTGAAAACGAAAAAAATTTACCTTTTAAGACATGGCCAGACAGATTATAATCTGAAAGGAATTGTTCAGGGGAGTGGAGTAGATACAGATCTGAATGAGACGGGCCATAATCAGGCAAAGGCATTTTATAATTCATATAGAAATGTTCCGTTTGATAAAATTTATATTTCTGCGTTAAAACGAACCAAACAATCCGTTCAACCATTTATAAATCTGGGTATTTCTTTTGAAACATTGAAAGGACTCAACGAAATCAACTGGGGCAATAAAGATGGCCAGATGATAAGTGTTGATGAAAATACACAATACTGGCAGCTGGTAAAAGGTTGGAACTCCGGAAATTTTGACCTCAAAATGGACGGTGGCGAAAGTCCTCGTGAAGTCGAGAAAAGACTTTTAGATGCATGGAATCACATTATTTCTAACGATAAAGAAGAAAATGTTTTAATATGCATGCACGGACGGGCTTTGAGGATTTTACTTGCATCCATACTGCACAATGATTTGAGTAAAATGGAAACATTTGAACATCATAATCTTGGCTTATATATCCTGACTTATTCCGGCGATACAGGGCTTGTGATTGAAAAATCAAATTGCATGGAACATTTGAAAAATTTATTTTGTTAA